One genomic window of Ziziphus jujuba cultivar Dongzao chromosome 4, ASM3175591v1 includes the following:
- the LOC107434064 gene encoding wax ester synthase/diacylglycerol acyltransferase 4-like, translating to MEFGETMEPVSPTGQYLNSSVLSLSIIAVLEIGVTINDSQTMSLLENLFLPINPRFSSIMVDDKNGEKRWKKVEVKLEDHVKVPLFPSGLSLESYDKYFGDYLSKIAAERFSLNKPLWEIHIVKYPTTNAAGNLIFKLHHALGDGYSLMGALLSCLQRADNPSLPLTFPSIKNSKLESGSKSIFGYVTQIFSSAFNSMLDFNWSILKSSFLEDDQTPIRSSWNDPMAEFQSTTITTLTFSIDQIKLIKAKLNVTINDVIVGMVFFGTRLYMQEISEESTKSSSTALVLLNTRMLDDYKSVKEMMQPDTRTTSSWGNQFAFLHISIPKLTEFSNNPLDFIYFAQKLIKRKRNSLALYLTGKLLETLTKVKGHEGGARYVYNTLKNASMTISNIIGPVEQMGLANHPISGLYYMVAGTPEDLDIAVVSYMGKVKIAFGTKTQHIDSEKFKSCMQKAFETMFEATQKFYKGKRN from the exons ATGGAATTTGGGGAAACAATGGAGCCGGTTAGTCCTACCGGACAGTACTTGAACAGCTCTGTGTTATCGTTGTCGATTATCGCTGTTTTGGAAATAGGGGTGACAATTAATGATTCACAAACCATGTCTTTGCTTGAAAATCTTTTCCTTCCCATCAATCCTCGCTTCTCTTCTATCATG gtTGATGACAAAAATGGAGAGAAAAGATGGAAGAAGGTTGAAGTAAAGCTTGAAGATCATGTCAAAGTTCCTCTCTTTCCCTCTGGCCTTTCTTTGGAATCCTATGATAAGTATTTTGGAGACTATTTATCAAAGATAGCAGCTGAAAGATTTTCACTAAATAAACCTCTTTGGGAAATTCATATAGTCAAATATCCAACTACTAATGCAGCTGGCAATCTTATTTTCAAGCTTCACCATGCACTTGGAGATGGCTATAGTCTAATGGGAGCTCTTCTTTCTTGTCTACAAAGAGCTGATAATCCTTCTCTTCCTCTAACATTCCCTTCAATCAAGAACTCTAAATTGGAAAGTGGTAGTAAAAGTATATTTGGTTATGTCACTCAAATTTTCTCTTCAGCTTTCAACTCCATGTTAGATTTCAATTGGAGCATCTTAAAGAGTAGTTTCCTTGAAGATGATCAAACACCGATTCGATCCTCGTGGAATGATCCTATGGCTGAATTTCAGTCCACTACAATAACTACTCTTACATTCTCTATTGATCAGATCAAGTTAATCAAGGCTAAGCTTAACGTG acCATAAACGATGTGATTGTGGGAATGGTATTCTTCGGCACTAGACTATACATGCAAGAGATTAGCGAAGAATCAACCAAATCAAGTTCTACAGCATTGGTGTTGCTGAATACAAGGATGCTTGATGACTACAAGTCAGTCAAGGAGATGATGCAACCTGATACAAGGACTACTTCATCTTGGGGAAATCAGTTTGCCTTCTTGCACATATCAATTCCCAAATTGACTGAGTTTTCAAATAATCCTCTAGACTTTATTTACTTCGCACAAAAATTAatcaagagaaagagaaattctTTAGCTCTTTACCTCACTGGTAAACTGCTCGAGACTCTGACCAAAGTTAAAGGCCATGAG GGAGGAGCTCGTTATGTGTACAACACATTGAAAAATGCCAGCATGACAATCTCAAATATAATTGGTCCCGTGGAACAGATGGGATTGGCTAATCATCCAATTTCAGGATTGTACTATATGGTGGCCGGAACACCTGAG GACCTTGACATCGCAGTTGTAAGTTATATGGGAAAGGTGAAAATTGCCTTTGGAACCAAAACGCAGCATATAGATTCCGAGAAATTCAAGTCATGCATGCAAAAAGCCTTTGAGACCATGTTTGAGGCCACACAAAAATTCTACAAAGGCAAACGAAATTAA